One region of Baekduia soli genomic DNA includes:
- the uvrB gene encoding excinuclease ABC subunit UvrB, translating into MPPFRLDAAYSPMADQPKAIDEIVASLDGGAPMTTLLGATGTGKTMTMASVIERVQRPTLVMAHNKTLAAQLCNEFRSYFPDNAVEYFVSYYDYYQPEAYVPSKDLYIEKDSAINEEIDRLRHAATAALFGRRDVVIVASVSAIFGLGSPETYNDNLVVLTKGGTTDRDLLLRKLVTIQYTRNDQALGRGTFRVRGESLEVFPAYSENTAYRATFFGDEVELLQEFDPLTGELRHADMEHIGIWPASHYNVREGTVERSVEEIGRELNHRCAELEAEGKLLESHRLRQRTQYDMEMLREMGFCNGIENYSRILDGRMPGDRPYCLIDYFPEDFVCMIDESHQTVPQIGGMYEGDRSRKQTLIDYGFRLPSALDNRPQTFDEFLSITPQMLFVSATPGQYERAHSKCVVEQIVRPTGIVDPQVDVRETRNQIDDLMNEVRDRVERNERVLVTTLTKKMSEDLTDYLLEMGFKVRYLHSEVDTLERIQIIRDLRLGEYDVLVGVNLLREGLDLPEVTLVAILDADKEGFLRGETSLIQTIGRAARNVDGKVIMYADKRTAAMEAALGETDRRRAIQLAYNEEHGITAASIVKGISDIAEFLQGDSKTPKGRRRKDRKRVDAGSMTPTELEKTIIELEEEMLAAAEDLRFEYAARLRDEIRELRRDLRQLNDLEAPA; encoded by the coding sequence ATGCCGCCCTTCCGCCTCGATGCCGCCTACAGCCCGATGGCCGATCAGCCGAAGGCCATCGACGAGATCGTGGCCTCGCTGGACGGCGGAGCGCCGATGACGACGCTGCTCGGTGCGACCGGCACCGGCAAGACGATGACCATGGCCTCGGTCATCGAGCGCGTGCAGCGGCCCACCCTCGTCATGGCCCACAACAAGACGCTGGCGGCGCAGCTGTGCAACGAGTTCCGCAGCTACTTCCCCGACAACGCCGTCGAGTACTTCGTCTCCTACTACGACTACTACCAGCCCGAGGCCTACGTCCCGAGCAAGGACCTGTACATCGAGAAGGACTCGGCGATCAACGAGGAGATCGACCGCCTGCGCCACGCGGCGACCGCGGCGCTGTTCGGCCGGCGCGACGTGGTCATCGTGGCCTCCGTCTCGGCGATCTTCGGCCTCGGCTCGCCCGAGACCTACAACGACAACCTCGTCGTGCTCACCAAGGGTGGCACGACCGACCGCGACCTCCTGCTGCGCAAGCTCGTGACGATCCAGTACACGCGCAACGACCAGGCGCTCGGCCGCGGCACCTTCCGCGTGCGCGGCGAGTCGCTGGAGGTGTTCCCCGCCTACTCGGAGAACACGGCCTACCGCGCGACGTTCTTCGGCGACGAGGTCGAGCTGCTGCAGGAGTTCGACCCGCTCACGGGCGAGCTGCGCCACGCCGACATGGAGCACATCGGGATCTGGCCGGCGTCGCACTACAACGTGCGCGAGGGCACCGTGGAGCGCTCCGTCGAGGAGATCGGCCGCGAGCTCAACCACCGCTGCGCCGAGCTGGAGGCCGAGGGCAAGCTGCTCGAGAGCCACCGGCTGCGCCAGCGCACCCAGTACGACATGGAGATGCTGCGGGAGATGGGCTTCTGCAACGGCATCGAGAACTACTCGCGCATCCTCGACGGCCGGATGCCGGGCGACCGGCCCTACTGCCTCATCGACTACTTCCCCGAGGACTTCGTCTGCATGATCGACGAGTCCCACCAGACCGTGCCGCAGATCGGCGGCATGTACGAGGGCGACCGCTCCCGCAAGCAGACGCTCATCGACTACGGGTTCCGGCTGCCCAGCGCCCTGGACAACCGGCCCCAGACCTTCGACGAGTTCCTGTCGATCACCCCGCAGATGCTGTTCGTCTCGGCCACGCCCGGGCAGTACGAGCGCGCGCACTCCAAGTGCGTGGTCGAGCAGATCGTGCGCCCGACGGGCATCGTCGACCCGCAGGTCGACGTGCGCGAGACGCGCAACCAGATCGACGACCTCATGAACGAGGTGCGTGACCGCGTAGAGCGCAACGAGCGCGTCCTGGTCACGACGCTCACCAAGAAGATGAGCGAGGACCTCACGGACTACCTGCTCGAGATGGGGTTCAAGGTCCGCTACCTGCACTCCGAGGTCGACACGCTCGAGCGCATCCAGATCATCCGCGACCTGCGGCTGGGGGAGTACGACGTCCTCGTCGGCGTCAACCTCCTGCGTGAGGGCCTCGACCTGCCCGAGGTGACGCTCGTCGCCATCCTCGACGCCGACAAGGAGGGCTTCCTGCGTGGGGAGACCTCGCTCATCCAGACGATCGGGCGGGCGGCCCGCAACGTCGACGGCAAGGTCATCATGTACGCCGACAAGCGGACGGCGGCGATGGAGGCCGCGCTGGGGGAGACCGACCGCCGGCGCGCGATCCAGCTGGCCTACAACGAGGAGCACGGCATCACGGCCGCGTCGATCGTCAAGGGCATCAGCGACATCGCCGAGTTCCTGCAGGGCGACAGCAAGACGCCCAAGGGCCGGCGCCGCAAGGACCGCAAGCGCGTCGACGCCGGGTCGATGACCCCGACCGAGCTCGAGAAGACGATCATCGAGCTCGAGGAGGAGATGCTGGCCGCCGCCGAGGACCTGCGCTTCGAGTACGCCGCGCGCCTGCGCGACGAGATCCGCGAGCTGCGCCGCGACCTGCGCCAGCTGAACGACCTCGAGGCGCCGGCGTAG
- a CDS encoding HhH-GPD family protein → MLEGPLLAWYGRQARDLPWRRTRDPYAILVSEVMLQQTQVVRVVPRFEAWMARWPTAAALAAASLADVLAAWVGLGYNRRAVRLREACAVVARDGWPADLSSLPGIGPYTAAAVGAFAFGREELPVDTNVRRVLERTGWTPAVPTPQVGQALMELGALVCRARAAACGDCPLAGAGCASAGRVAVAPRRRGPAAPKERFEATNRWVRGRVVAALAAGEELPADLEPGRLAHAVEGLVRDGLVVRADGGLSLPV, encoded by the coding sequence GTGCTCGAGGGCCCGCTCCTGGCGTGGTACGGGCGCCAGGCGCGCGATCTGCCTTGGCGCCGCACGCGCGACCCCTACGCGATCCTCGTCAGCGAGGTCATGCTCCAGCAGACCCAGGTCGTGCGCGTCGTGCCGCGCTTCGAGGCCTGGATGGCGCGCTGGCCCACCGCGGCCGCGCTGGCCGCCGCGTCCCTGGCCGATGTGCTGGCCGCGTGGGTGGGCCTGGGCTACAACCGCCGCGCGGTGCGCCTGCGCGAGGCCTGCGCCGTCGTGGCGCGCGACGGCTGGCCCGCCGACCTGAGCTCGCTGCCCGGCATCGGGCCGTACACGGCCGCCGCCGTGGGCGCGTTCGCGTTCGGGCGCGAAGAGCTGCCCGTCGACACCAACGTGCGCCGGGTCCTGGAGCGCACGGGCTGGACGCCGGCGGTCCCGACGCCGCAGGTCGGCCAGGCGCTCATGGAGCTCGGCGCGCTGGTGTGCCGCGCGCGGGCGGCCGCGTGCGGGGACTGCCCGCTCGCGGGTGCGGGCTGCGCCTCGGCGGGCCGGGTCGCGGTGGCCCCGCGCCGGCGCGGCCCGGCGGCCCCCAAGGAGCGCTTCGAGGCCACCAACCGCTGGGTTCGGGGCCGCGTGGTGGCGGCGCTGGCGGCCGGCGAGGAACTGCCGGCCGACCTCGAGCCGGGGCGCCTGGCGCACGCCGTCGAAGGCCTCGTGCGCGACGGCCTCGTGGTGCGTGCCGACGGCGGCCTCAGCCTGCCGGTCTGA